A portion of the Permianibacter fluminis genome contains these proteins:
- the phoB gene encoding phosphate regulon transcriptional regulator PhoB, producing the protein MSAKLLVVEDERDIRDMLLFALEEAGFQVTEASTAERALSLLAEGYKPDLFLVDWMLPGASGVELARRVKQKPELQDTPLILLTARGEEDDRVRGLEAGADDYVVKPFSPRELIARIRAVLRRAGGTVSTEAAIEIGGIRLDTASHRVTVKGETVKLGPTEYKILLFFMEHPERVFSRTQMLDAVWGHQVVVEERTIDVHMRRLRKALEPFGVEEYVQTVRGSGYRFSHRN; encoded by the coding sequence ATGAGTGCGAAATTGCTGGTTGTGGAAGACGAGCGCGACATCCGCGACATGCTGTTGTTCGCGCTCGAAGAAGCCGGATTTCAGGTAACCGAAGCGAGCACCGCCGAGCGCGCCTTGTCGCTGCTGGCCGAGGGTTACAAGCCGGATCTGTTTCTGGTCGATTGGATGTTGCCGGGCGCCAGTGGTGTCGAGCTGGCGCGGCGGGTCAAGCAAAAGCCGGAGCTGCAGGATACGCCGCTGATTTTGCTAACCGCGCGTGGTGAAGAAGACGATCGGGTGCGCGGGCTTGAGGCCGGCGCCGATGATTACGTGGTCAAACCGTTTTCACCACGGGAACTGATCGCGCGCATTCGGGCGGTGCTGCGCCGCGCCGGTGGCACGGTCAGCACCGAAGCGGCCATCGAAATCGGCGGCATCCGGCTTGACACCGCCAGCCACCGGGTAACGGTAAAAGGCGAGACGGTCAAACTTGGTCCGACCGAATACAAGATTCTGCTGTTTTTCATGGAGCATCCGGAGCGGGTGTTCTCTCGCACCCAAATGCTCGACGCCGTGTGGGGCCATCAGGTTGTGGTGGAAGAACGCACCATCGATGTCCACATGCGGCGCTTGCGCAAAGCACTTGAACCGTTCGGTGTTGAAGAATATGTGCAGACGGTACGTGGTTCAGGCTACCGGTTTTCCCATCGTAATTGA
- the phoR gene encoding phosphate regulon sensor histidine kinase PhoR, producing MQRFQPWLTELWLIGTATLLVWLPFNWFGYGAEFLIVALAAYLAWHLYQLRQFVFWLSQNARAVPDNVPGVWHEIYHQIYLAQKRRRRTKRRLTQIIGEFRDSTNALHDAAVTLGSYGEIIWFNHAARELLGLRTPQDVGQRISNLLRHPKFVEFEARSESEAVLEIPSPLDVNLTLSFQILPYRQGQRLLMVRDVTRVHKLEQMRQDFVANVSHELRTPITVLMGYLETLSSGGEEKLGRYARPVSQMQQQALRMRAIVDDLLLLSRLDTEHNRLKYEPVDVPALLKTMADDARVLSGNQQHEIQTELDDNLGLMAAPKELQSAFGNLIANAVRYTPAGGQVTLRWQCEPGGGARFEVVDTGPGIEAQHLPRLTERFYRVDAGRSREVGGTGLGLAIVKHVLERHGARLQISSTVGVGSRFACLFPASVITVLKR from the coding sequence ATGCAACGCTTTCAGCCCTGGCTGACCGAACTCTGGTTGATTGGCACGGCGACCTTGCTGGTCTGGCTGCCATTCAACTGGTTTGGCTATGGCGCCGAGTTTCTGATTGTTGCCTTGGCTGCCTATCTGGCCTGGCATTTGTACCAGCTGCGGCAATTCGTGTTTTGGCTGAGCCAGAATGCACGCGCGGTGCCGGACAATGTTCCGGGTGTCTGGCACGAGATTTACCATCAGATCTATCTGGCGCAAAAACGGCGCCGCCGAACCAAGCGCCGGCTGACCCAGATCATCGGCGAGTTCCGCGACTCGACCAATGCCCTGCACGATGCCGCGGTCACCCTCGGCAGTTACGGCGAAATCATCTGGTTCAATCATGCTGCGCGCGAGTTGCTCGGGCTGCGCACGCCGCAGGATGTCGGCCAGCGCATTTCCAATTTGTTGCGCCATCCCAAGTTCGTCGAGTTTGAAGCGCGCAGCGAATCGGAAGCCGTGCTGGAAATCCCGTCGCCGCTGGACGTCAACCTGACCTTGAGTTTCCAGATTTTGCCGTATCGGCAGGGGCAGCGTCTGTTGATGGTGCGTGATGTCACCCGGGTGCACAAACTGGAGCAGATGCGGCAGGATTTCGTCGCCAATGTGTCGCACGAGCTGCGCACACCGATCACGGTATTGATGGGTTATCTGGAAACGCTGTCGTCGGGTGGCGAAGAGAAACTGGGCCGCTATGCCCGGCCGGTGTCGCAAATGCAGCAGCAGGCGCTGCGCATGCGTGCGATTGTCGATGATCTGTTGCTGTTGTCCCGGCTCGATACCGAACATAACCGGCTGAAGTACGAGCCGGTGGATGTCCCGGCGCTGCTGAAAACCATGGCCGATGATGCCCGGGTGTTGTCCGGCAACCAGCAACATGAGATTCAAACTGAACTGGATGACAATCTGGGGCTGATGGCGGCGCCGAAAGAGCTGCAAAGTGCTTTCGGCAATCTGATCGCCAATGCTGTGCGTTACACCCCGGCTGGTGGCCAGGTCACGCTACGCTGGCAGTGCGAGCCCGGTGGCGGTGCCCGGTTCGAGGTTGTCGATACCGGCCCCGGCATCGAGGCCCAGCACCTGCCGCGGCTGACCGAGCGGTTTTACCGGGTTGACGCCGGCCGCTCGCGGGAAGTGGGCGGCACCGGGCTTGGCCTCGCCATCGTCAAACATGTGCTCGAGCGCCACGGCGCCCGGTTGCAAATCAGCAGCACGGTCGGTGTCGGTAGCCGCTTCGCCTGCCTGTTCCCGGCCAGTGTGATAACGGTACTGAAACGCTGA
- a CDS encoding porin: protein MTKNLLPFALTALVLASPSFAADEAAAPTVTLYGVVHLSADLLDYTDDRGTAGNLTDDEDETNLAVSSNSSRLGIRGEKALSDSLTLSYLAEWQIGATEESKSGSGANAGTGAGSNNNLSRRNQWLGLKTSYGEWRIGRFDTPLKNIRGKVDLFYSDQLGETRTITNISGIDSRWDNSVQFDLGTGAVHGLFIYSADRGTDAIDDNDNDGLSAAVTWESGAWFVGGGYEQRSYANTVRDSDSALDDTKAIRVAASFKFGDGSNQKVTGFFETVDNVSGTPDRDRDVYGVGYSFKTGDNVFKAAYYVADDLSDDTDDESGASQLSLGWDHLYGKNTVLYVTAASVSNDDESTFKVVGVGHDGEINSAAGANNSGLSAGVRYQF from the coding sequence ATGACCAAGAACCTCCTGCCATTTGCCTTGACTGCCCTGGTACTCGCCAGCCCCAGCTTCGCTGCCGATGAGGCCGCCGCCCCGACCGTGACCCTGTACGGTGTCGTTCACCTGTCGGCCGACCTGCTCGACTACACCGATGACCGGGGCACTGCCGGCAACCTGACCGACGATGAGGATGAGACCAATCTGGCGGTGTCATCGAACTCCTCACGGCTCGGCATCCGCGGCGAGAAAGCCCTGTCCGACAGCCTGACCCTGAGCTATCTGGCCGAATGGCAGATTGGCGCCACCGAAGAAAGCAAGAGCGGCAGCGGCGCCAACGCCGGTACCGGTGCCGGCAGCAACAACAACCTGTCGCGCCGCAACCAATGGCTGGGCCTGAAGACCAGTTACGGCGAATGGCGCATCGGCCGGTTTGACACGCCGCTGAAAAACATCCGCGGCAAGGTCGATTTGTTCTATTCCGACCAGCTCGGCGAGACCCGGACCATCACCAACATCAGCGGCATCGACAGCCGTTGGGACAACTCGGTGCAGTTCGATCTCGGCACCGGCGCCGTGCACGGCCTGTTCATCTACTCCGCTGACCGCGGTACCGATGCCATCGATGACAATGACAACGACGGCCTGTCAGCGGCTGTGACCTGGGAGTCAGGCGCCTGGTTTGTCGGTGGTGGCTATGAGCAGCGCAGCTATGCCAATACCGTTCGTGACAGCGATAGTGCCCTCGATGACACCAAAGCCATTCGGGTTGCCGCCAGCTTCAAGTTCGGCGACGGCAGCAACCAGAAAGTCACGGGCTTCTTTGAAACCGTGGACAACGTCAGCGGCACCCCGGATCGGGACCGCGATGTCTACGGCGTCGGCTACAGCTTCAAGACTGGCGACAACGTGTTCAAGGCGGCCTACTACGTCGCCGACGATCTGAGCGACGACACTGACGATGAGTCAGGTGCCTCGCAACTGTCGCTGGGCTGGGACCACCTCTATGGCAAGAACACGGTGCTGTATGTCACCGCCGCCTCGGTCAGCAACGACGACGAATCCACGTTCAAAGTGGTCGGCGTTGGCCATGATGGCGAAATCAACAGCGCAGCCGGCGCCAACAACAGTGGCTTGTCGGCGGGTGTCCGTTATCAGTTCTGA
- a CDS encoding PstS family phosphate ABC transporter substrate-binding protein, whose product MKLGNKLLLAVGVVSAAVAGVVQADVDAALPTYNKVSGVSGNLSSIGSDTLNNLMTFWAEEFKKQYPNVNIQIEGKGSSTAPPAITEGTANLGPMSREMKSNEIAAFEAKHGYKPTKIAVAIDALAVFVHKDNPLKGLSMQQVDAMFSKSRKCGADKDAVVWADVGAVGSLANQKIAMFGRNSVSGTYGYFKEHALCKGDYKDTVAEQPGSASVVQSVANQINAVGYSGIGYKTSGVRALPISDKPFGAYVEATEANAISGDYPMARYLYIYVNKKPNQPLSPLEAEFIKMIQSKLGQEIVVKDGYIPLPAKVAEKQLALIK is encoded by the coding sequence ATGAAGCTGGGTAATAAATTGCTGCTGGCCGTCGGCGTAGTTAGCGCCGCCGTCGCTGGCGTTGTGCAGGCCGATGTCGACGCCGCATTGCCGACCTACAACAAAGTCAGCGGCGTCTCGGGCAACCTGTCCTCGATCGGGTCCGACACCCTGAATAACCTGATGACTTTCTGGGCCGAAGAGTTCAAGAAGCAGTATCCGAACGTCAACATCCAGATCGAAGGCAAGGGTTCATCCACTGCGCCGCCGGCGATCACCGAAGGCACCGCCAACCTCGGCCCGATGAGCCGGGAAATGAAGTCGAACGAAATCGCCGCGTTTGAAGCCAAGCACGGCTACAAGCCGACCAAGATCGCCGTCGCCATCGACGCGCTGGCCGTGTTCGTGCACAAAGACAACCCGCTGAAAGGCCTGTCGATGCAACAGGTCGACGCCATGTTCTCGAAGAGCCGCAAGTGCGGTGCCGACAAGGACGCCGTAGTCTGGGCTGACGTTGGCGCGGTCGGTTCGCTGGCCAACCAGAAGATTGCGATGTTTGGTCGCAACTCGGTCTCGGGCACTTACGGTTACTTCAAAGAGCACGCGCTCTGCAAAGGCGACTACAAAGACACCGTGGCGGAACAGCCGGGTTCGGCGTCGGTCGTGCAATCGGTCGCCAACCAGATCAATGCGGTCGGTTACTCGGGTATCGGTTACAAGACCTCGGGCGTTCGCGCACTGCCGATTTCCGACAAGCCGTTTGGCGCCTATGTCGAAGCGACCGAAGCCAATGCCATCAGCGGTGACTACCCGATGGCACGTTACCTCTACATCTACGTGAACAAGAAGCCGAACCAGCCGCTGAGCCCGCTGGAAGCCGAGTTCATCAAGATGATCCAGAGCAAGCTCGGTCAGGAAATCGTCGTCAAGGACGGCTATATCCCGCTGCCGGCCAAGGTTGCCGAGAAGCAACTGGCGCTGATCAAGTAA
- the pstA gene encoding phosphate ABC transporter permease PstA codes for MREPFFKSGEHWVWLNAGGIALALVMVLGLLLLIVVNGMSHFWPRDIAQLQIQQADSTEVVLGELVNNHVAVIEGVKVPQTLIRVGNRDIYGQDFRWVNDRAISSRELPAEAVAIERTEWGNFYGFVDAIKQGDELVASVASGNVMTELAQRLERAEQLRARIDALEKDTVGDINFALEKLRLEKRRYELHGGGSAERLAEIGAEESALKSQFEGLQTELGGIYQELNRDKLVLKLVNGDNRELALAKVVRLYQPNKMGLLDKFGHYARKVWEFLTAQPRESNTEGGVFPAIFGTVIMVMLMSVIVTPFGVVAAVYLSEYAKQGTVVRMIRIAVNNLAGVPSVVYGVFGLGFFVYFLGGSIDNAFFAEAKPAPTFGTSGLLWASLTLALLTLPVVIVSTEEGLARIPKAIREGSLALGATKIETLWRTVLPMASPAMMTGLILAVARAAGEVAPLMLVGVVKLAPTLPVDLNAPFLHLERKFMHLGFHIYDVGFQSPNVEAARPLVYASALLLVLVTILLNIAAIKIRNRLREKYKSLEH; via the coding sequence ATGAGAGAACCGTTCTTCAAAAGTGGCGAACACTGGGTCTGGTTGAATGCCGGTGGCATCGCGCTTGCGCTGGTCATGGTGCTGGGCTTGCTGTTGCTGATCGTGGTCAATGGCATGAGCCATTTCTGGCCGCGTGACATCGCGCAACTGCAGATCCAGCAGGCCGACAGCACCGAAGTGGTGCTCGGTGAGCTGGTCAATAACCACGTTGCCGTGATCGAAGGCGTGAAAGTGCCGCAAACCCTGATCCGGGTCGGCAATCGCGATATCTACGGTCAGGATTTCCGCTGGGTCAATGACCGTGCCATCAGCAGCCGTGAGCTGCCAGCAGAGGCGGTAGCCATCGAGCGCACTGAGTGGGGCAATTTTTACGGCTTTGTCGATGCCATCAAGCAAGGTGACGAGCTGGTGGCGTCGGTCGCGTCCGGCAACGTGATGACCGAACTGGCGCAGCGGCTGGAACGTGCCGAGCAATTGCGGGCGCGGATCGACGCGCTGGAAAAAGATACCGTCGGCGACATCAATTTTGCGTTGGAAAAACTGCGTCTGGAAAAACGCCGCTACGAATTGCACGGTGGTGGCAGCGCGGAGCGGCTGGCGGAAATCGGCGCCGAAGAGAGCGCGCTGAAAAGCCAGTTCGAAGGCCTGCAAACCGAACTGGGCGGCATCTATCAGGAACTGAATCGCGACAAGCTGGTGCTGAAGCTGGTCAACGGCGATAACCGCGAACTCGCGCTGGCCAAGGTTGTTCGGCTGTATCAGCCGAACAAGATGGGCCTGCTTGACAAGTTTGGCCACTACGCCAGAAAAGTCTGGGAATTCCTGACCGCGCAGCCGCGCGAATCCAACACCGAAGGCGGCGTGTTTCCGGCAATTTTCGGCACCGTGATCATGGTCATGCTGATGTCGGTGATCGTGACGCCATTCGGCGTCGTGGCTGCAGTCTATCTCAGTGAGTACGCCAAACAGGGCACGGTGGTCCGGATGATCCGGATTGCGGTCAACAACCTCGCCGGTGTGCCTTCGGTGGTGTACGGCGTGTTCGGTCTCGGCTTTTTTGTCTACTTTCTCGGCGGCAGCATCGACAACGCCTTTTTCGCCGAAGCCAAGCCCGCGCCGACCTTTGGCACTTCCGGCCTGCTGTGGGCGTCGCTGACGCTGGCCTTGCTGACCTTGCCGGTCGTGATCGTGTCGACCGAAGAAGGTCTCGCGCGGATTCCGAAAGCGATACGAGAAGGTTCGCTCGCGCTTGGCGCCACCAAGATCGAAACGCTGTGGCGAACCGTCTTGCCGATGGCAAGTCCGGCCATGATGACCGGCTTGATCCTGGCCGTCGCCCGCGCCGCCGGTGAAGTCGCGCCGCTGATGCTGGTCGGTGTGGTCAAGCTGGCGCCGACCTTGCCAGTGGATCTGAATGCGCCGTTCCTGCATCTCGAACGCAAATTCATGCACCTCGGCTTTCATATTTACGATGTCGGCTTCCAGAGCCCGAACGTCGAAGCGGCCCGGCCGCTGGTGTATGCCTCGGCGCTGTTGCTGGTGCTGGTCACCATTCTGCTGAACATCGCCGCCATCAAGATCCGCAACCGGCTGCGAGAAAAATACAAGTCGCTGGAACACTGA
- the phoU gene encoding phosphate signaling complex protein PhoU: MDSSHVTQHISRQFNEELENVRQRVLAMGGLVEEQIGAALDALINFDTEGALAVIRRDEQVDKFEVEIDDQCTKILAKRQPTAGDLRLIVAILKTITDLERIGDEAEKIARMGRHIAENSDPSRPVKQHYGAVNHLGQHVKNMLHLTLDAFARMDVTAAIQTIKDERQSDAEYDAISRQILTYMLENSRNISPGLDVMWSARALERIGDHARNICEYVVYMVEGKDVRHTNIDKPDSAT, encoded by the coding sequence ATGGATAGCAGTCACGTTACCCAGCATATTTCCCGCCAGTTCAATGAAGAACTGGAGAACGTCCGTCAGCGCGTGCTGGCCATGGGCGGGTTGGTCGAAGAGCAGATCGGCGCGGCACTCGATGCCTTGATCAACTTTGATACCGAAGGTGCGCTCGCGGTCATTCGCCGTGACGAGCAGGTCGACAAGTTCGAAGTCGAGATCGATGACCAATGCACCAAGATTCTGGCCAAGCGGCAACCGACCGCTGGCGACTTGCGCTTGATTGTCGCAATCCTGAAAACCATTACCGATTTGGAACGAATCGGCGATGAAGCGGAGAAAATTGCCCGCATGGGTCGGCATATCGCTGAAAACAGCGACCCGAGCCGGCCGGTCAAGCAGCATTACGGCGCAGTCAATCATCTGGGTCAGCATGTCAAGAACATGCTGCACCTGACGCTGGATGCCTTCGCCCGGATGGATGTGACGGCGGCGATTCAGACCATCAAGGACGAGCGCCAGTCCGATGCCGAATACGATGCCATTTCCCGGCAGATTCTGACTTACATGCTGGAGAACTCGCGCAACATTTCGCCGGGTCTGGACGTGATGTGGTCGGCGCGCGCGCTGGAACGCATTGGCGACCATGCCCGGAATATCTGCGAATACGTGGTGTACATGGTGGAAGGCAAGGACGTGCGCCACACCAACATTGATAAACCGGACAGCGCCACCTGA
- a CDS encoding porin produces the protein MKMRLTLLAAAMATLSAPTFAASALELYGKLNVTVQNTDLDTGDTDANADGDVWEAKSNASRLGVKGELGIDDGFSAFYQAEWEVDSTETGGASTPFKSRNIGVGLRGRAGQILVGRWDTPLKLAQGKVDLFNDLDGDIKAIFTGETRASNIVSYSSPKIAGGLVFNVSSILQEKVDAGTPSTENQDGPLDATSISVEWQGSNLFLALAMDQDHNTGTYAEDSKTTRLVATYKLGDFQLGGLYQKQEDGADFDEDGMLLSVAYNVNEDNTIKLQHGESDIGSKGQIGAEGGEQTFLGWDHKLAKNIMVFAFYGEQTFDVLSATYPEKTFLAGGLEVKF, from the coding sequence ATGAAGATGCGTCTGACCCTGCTGGCCGCTGCAATGGCCACCCTGAGCGCCCCGACCTTCGCCGCGTCCGCACTGGAACTGTACGGCAAGCTGAACGTCACCGTGCAAAACACCGACCTCGACACGGGCGACACCGATGCCAACGCAGACGGTGATGTCTGGGAAGCCAAGAGCAACGCCTCGCGTCTGGGCGTCAAGGGCGAACTCGGCATCGACGACGGCTTCTCGGCGTTCTACCAAGCCGAATGGGAAGTGGACAGCACCGAAACCGGTGGCGCCTCGACCCCGTTCAAGAGCCGCAACATCGGCGTCGGCCTGCGCGGCCGTGCTGGTCAGATTCTGGTTGGCCGCTGGGATACACCGCTGAAACTGGCGCAAGGCAAGGTTGACCTGTTCAACGATCTGGATGGCGATATCAAGGCCATCTTCACCGGCGAAACCCGCGCCAGCAACATCGTCTCCTACTCGTCGCCGAAAATCGCCGGCGGTCTGGTGTTCAACGTGTCGAGCATTCTGCAAGAGAAAGTCGACGCCGGCACCCCGAGCACCGAAAACCAGGACGGCCCGCTGGATGCCACCTCGATTTCGGTTGAATGGCAAGGTTCGAACCTGTTCCTGGCTCTGGCCATGGACCAGGATCACAACACTGGCACCTATGCCGAAGACTCGAAGACCACCCGTCTGGTCGCCACCTACAAGCTCGGCGATTTCCAACTCGGCGGTCTGTATCAGAAGCAGGAAGACGGTGCCGATTTCGATGAAGATGGCATGCTGCTGTCGGTTGCCTACAACGTCAACGAAGACAACACCATCAAGCTGCAACATGGCGAGTCGGACATTGGCAGCAAAGGCCAGATCGGCGCTGAAGGCGGCGAACAAACCTTCCTCGGCTGGGATCACAAACTGGCCAAGAACATCATGGTGTTCGCTTTCTACGGCGAGCAAACCTTCGATGTGCTGAGCGCAACCTACCCGGAAAAAACCTTCCTGGCCGGCGGCCTGGAAGTGAAGTTCTAA
- a CDS encoding ABC transporter permease subunit: MNKTVDVRQSVRALLDAQTASGRHTLRTAKDKLARYAIAFGGWLVIAAVLLIFFYLLSVVYPVFKSASIEAHDSHNGSVPVSSVLMRMDEYGELSTHIGSDGVIRVLRNASGAVELEQPLPLPAGVSVTSAAEINASAGLLAVGLSNGQALLLTYSFSTSYDANNKRQLKPVIAFPFGETALAVAPDARALEHLAAAGDEESFVLAAQVGSQDILISKYESKTSMMDDSVTLEQQTQEVISTEKPSQFLLIDGEGQWLYAAGADGAIEAWDLRGEAARRVERIYLTTAGVKLTELKFLMGSISLLAGDSSGQISQWFRQRDEHNEFRLQLVRSFKLADAPISLIGVEHRRKGFYAVDSNNELGIFYTTSQRKLLEQKLAAAPVKMALNANATELVLLNSDGSFGRYHIENEHPDISWSALWDEVWYESYDKPGYTWQSSSGSDEFEPKFSLMPLAFGTMKAAFYAMLFALPIGISAAIYTAYFMSPAMRQMVKPVVEIMAALPSVILGFIAGLWLAPIAEANLAGIFCLLLLMPAVFISFGWLWHHAPMSLRSRVAEGWQAALLVPIIVLAGWGLFGLGDGLEAVFFHGDFRSHLTNVWGIDFEQRNALIVGIAMGFAVIPSVFSIAEDAIFGVPKSLTNGSLALGASPWQTMVRVVLPTASPGIFSAVMIGLGRAVGETMIVLMATGNTPVMEANIFEGLRTLSANIAVEMPEAEVGGSHYRILFLSALVLFTFTLVFNTVAEVVRQRLRRKYGSL; encoded by the coding sequence ATGAATAAAACTGTCGATGTCCGCCAAAGCGTGCGGGCCCTGCTGGATGCGCAGACCGCCAGCGGCCGCCATACCTTGCGTACCGCCAAGGACAAGCTGGCTCGCTATGCCATCGCGTTTGGCGGCTGGCTGGTGATCGCAGCGGTGCTGCTGATTTTCTTTTACCTGCTGTCGGTGGTGTATCCGGTTTTCAAGTCGGCCAGCATCGAGGCGCACGACAGCCACAACGGCAGCGTGCCGGTCAGCTCGGTGCTGATGCGCATGGACGAGTACGGCGAGCTGTCGACCCACATTGGCAGCGATGGCGTCATTCGGGTATTGCGTAACGCCAGCGGTGCGGTCGAGCTGGAGCAGCCTTTGCCGCTGCCGGCCGGCGTCAGCGTCACCAGTGCTGCCGAAATCAATGCCAGTGCCGGTCTGCTTGCGGTGGGGCTCAGCAATGGTCAGGCGCTGCTGCTGACCTATTCATTCAGCACCAGCTACGACGCCAACAACAAACGCCAGTTGAAGCCGGTCATCGCCTTCCCGTTTGGCGAAACGGCGCTGGCAGTGGCACCGGATGCGCGCGCGCTGGAGCATCTGGCGGCAGCGGGCGATGAGGAAAGTTTTGTTCTGGCCGCGCAGGTCGGTAGCCAGGACATCCTGATCAGCAAGTACGAAAGTAAAACCTCGATGATGGATGACAGCGTCACGCTGGAACAGCAGACGCAGGAAGTCATCAGCACCGAAAAACCCAGCCAGTTCCTGCTGATCGATGGCGAGGGCCAGTGGCTGTACGCCGCCGGCGCCGACGGTGCGATTGAAGCTTGGGACCTTCGTGGCGAGGCGGCCCGCCGGGTCGAGCGAATTTATCTGACCACGGCCGGGGTCAAGCTGACTGAACTCAAGTTCTTGATGGGCAGCATCAGCTTGCTGGCCGGTGACAGCAGCGGCCAGATCAGCCAATGGTTCCGCCAGCGTGACGAGCACAACGAGTTTCGTTTGCAGCTGGTGCGCAGCTTCAAGTTGGCCGACGCGCCCATCAGCCTGATCGGTGTCGAGCACCGGCGCAAAGGTTTCTACGCCGTTGACAGCAACAATGAACTCGGCATTTTCTACACCACCTCGCAGCGCAAACTGCTGGAGCAGAAACTGGCGGCGGCGCCGGTCAAGATGGCGCTCAATGCCAATGCCACCGAGCTGGTGCTGTTGAACAGCGACGGCAGTTTCGGTCGCTATCACATCGAAAACGAGCACCCGGATATTTCCTGGAGCGCGTTGTGGGATGAAGTCTGGTACGAGAGCTACGACAAGCCCGGCTACACCTGGCAGTCGTCATCAGGCAGTGACGAGTTCGAACCCAAATTCAGTCTGATGCCGCTGGCATTCGGCACCATGAAAGCCGCGTTCTACGCCATGCTGTTTGCCTTGCCCATCGGCATCAGCGCAGCGATTTACACCGCCTACTTCATGTCGCCGGCGATGCGCCAAATGGTCAAGCCGGTAGTGGAGATCATGGCGGCCTTGCCATCGGTGATTCTCGGCTTTATCGCCGGATTGTGGCTGGCGCCGATAGCCGAGGCCAATCTGGCCGGTATTTTCTGTTTGCTGCTGCTGATGCCAGCAGTATTCATCAGTTTTGGTTGGCTCTGGCATCACGCGCCGATGTCGCTGCGCAGTCGCGTTGCCGAAGGCTGGCAAGCGGCGCTGCTGGTGCCGATCATCGTGTTGGCGGGCTGGGGCTTGTTCGGTCTTGGCGATGGCCTGGAAGCGGTATTTTTCCACGGTGATTTCCGCAGCCACCTGACCAATGTCTGGGGCATCGATTTTGAGCAGCGCAACGCCCTGATCGTTGGCATCGCAATGGGTTTCGCAGTGATCCCGAGCGTGTTCTCGATTGCCGAAGATGCCATTTTCGGCGTACCAAAATCCCTGACCAACGGCTCCCTGGCGCTCGGCGCTTCACCGTGGCAAACGATGGTCCGTGTGGTGCTGCCGACCGCCAGTCCGGGCATTTTCTCGGCGGTGATGATCGGCCTCGGTCGCGCGGTCGGTGAAACGATGATCGTGCTGATGGCGACCGGCAATACCCCGGTCATGGAAGCCAATATTTTTGAAGGCCTGCGGACGCTGTCGGCCAATATCGCGGTGGAAATGCCGGAAGCCGAAGTCGGCGGCTCGCATTACCGCATCCTGTTCCTGTCGGCGCTGGTGCTGTTCACGTTCACGCTGGTATTCAACACCGTCGCGGAAGTGGTGCGGCAGCGCTTGCGGCGCAAATATGGCTCGCTGTAA